One stretch of Hevea brasiliensis isolate MT/VB/25A 57/8 chromosome 12, ASM3005281v1, whole genome shotgun sequence DNA includes these proteins:
- the LOC110667214 gene encoding uncharacterized protein LOC110667214, translated as MAYPYYSPPPPSTPPPPSNPVISPPPTNHRYFHSPPPPPPPPPHYHHHHHHKPTPPPPRRHHHKHHCGHGHPKPPSPSPQSPPCHYCAHPPYNGPPPSKHLTPPPKIPSYAPPPSPSGPVPVPSPPGHIPSPVPPPKLPPYLAPPPKPTPTGPAPVPSPTAPKPSSPPSHTPIPAPSQKSPPYVAPPSHPVSPPIPSKGPVSPPKLPPYATPPPKPSVSPVPPPLIPGHTPPLYGAPTPFNAVPPPSNVLAPPGGNNHTTIIAVCVSLGGAFFLAFLLVGLICLAKKKKKPVMVPAAPVSIEEHEVIQETITTRPCGEEIVTVSIEDDVKIHEVVGGAGGAGSSYMGDVDGTPCEPKHPKPKGPPHGSLAKKKKKPVMVPAAHVSIEEDEVIQETITTGPWGKEFATVPIEDDVQIHEVVEGAGGAGSLYMGDADGTPSEPEHPKTKGPPHGSLAKKKKKPVMNPAAPVSIEEDEVIQEIITTGPWGKEIATVPIEDDVQIHEVVEGAGGAGSLYMGDADGTPSEPEHRKPKGPPHGSLAKKKKQPVMNPAAPASIEEDEVIQEIITTGTWGEEIVTVPIEDDVQIHEVVGGAVDAGSSYMAAAGGTPREPEHPKPKGPPHGKGHHHQY; from the coding sequence ATGGCTTATCCATACTATTCACCTCCACCACCTTCAACTCCCCCACCACCTAGTAATCCCGTCATTTCACCACCTCCGACCAACCACCGTTATTTCCACTCACCACCACCACCCCCTCCTCCTCCACCTCactatcaccaccaccaccatcataagccaacaccaccaccaccacgacGTCATCACCATAAGCATCATTGTGGCCATGGCCACCCTAAGCCACCCTCACCGTCACCACAATCACCACCATGTCATTATTGCGCACATCCACCTTATAATGGGCCACCACCCTCCAAACATCTCACACCTCCACCAAAAATCCCTTCGTATGCACCACCACCATCACCTAGTGGCCCAGTGCCGGTGCCTTCCCCACCAGGCCACATTCCTAGTCCAGTTCCACCACCAAAATTACCACCGTATTTAGCACCACCACCAAAACCAACACCTACTGGACCAGCACCAGTGCCCTCTCCAACCGCGCCTAAACCCTCATCTCCACCAAGCCATACTCCTATTCCAGCACCATCACAGAAGTCACCTCCGTATGTAGCACCACCATCTCATCCTGTTTCACCCCCAATCCCATCAAAAGGTCCAGTTTCACCACCAAAGTTACCACCATATGCTACACCACCACCAAAACCTAGTGTAAGTCCGGTACCGCCACCGCTTATTCCTGGTCACACTCCACCTCTTTATGGTGCACCCACACCTTTTAACGCAGTACCACCGCCATCAAACGTTCTGGCACCACCTGGAGGAAACAACCACACGACCATCATTGCAGTGTGCGTTTCGCTTGGCGGCGCATTCTTCCTTGCATTCCTTTTGGTGGGTCTCATCTGTTTggctaagaagaagaagaagccagTTATGGTTCCTGCAGCACCTGTATCTATCGaagaacatgaagtaattcaAGAGACAATCACGACAAGACCATGTGGAGAGGAAATTGTGACCGTGTCCATTGAGGATGATGTGAAAATTCATGAAGTTGTAGGAGGCGCTGGTGGTGCAGGTAGCTCATATATGGGGGATGTAGATGGCACTCCTTGCGAGCCCAAGCACCCCAAGCCCAAAGGCCCTCCTCATGGTAGTTTggctaagaagaagaagaagccagTTATGGTTCCTGCAGCACATGTATCTATCGAAGAAGATGAAGTAATTCAAGAGACAATCACGACAGGACCATGGGGAAAGGAATTTGCGACAGTGCCCATTGAGGATGATGTGCAAATCCATGAAGTTGTAGAAGGCGCTGGTGGTGCAGGTAGCTTATATATGGGGGATGCAGATGGCACTCCCAGCGAGCCCGAGCACCCCAAAACCAAAGGCCCTCCTCATGGTAGTTTggctaagaagaagaagaagccagTTATGAATCCTGCAGCACCTGTATCTATCGAAGAAGATGAAGTAATTCAAGAGATAATCACGACAGGACCATGGGGAAAGGAAATTGCGACAGTGCCCATTGAGGATGATGTGCAAATCCATGAAGTTGTAGAAGGCGCTGGTGGTGCAGGTAGCTTATATATGGGGGATGCAGATGGCACTCCCAGCGAGCCCGAGCACCGTAAACCCAAAGGCCCTCCTCATGGTAGTTTGGCTAAGAAGAAGAAGCAGCCAGTTATGAATCCTGCAGCACCTGCATCTATCGAAGAAGATGAAGTAATTCAAGAGATAATCACGACAGGAACATGGGGAGAGGAAATTGTGACAGTGCCCATTGAGGATGATGTGCAAATTCATGAAGTTGTAGGAGGTGCTGTTGATGCAGGTAGCTCATATATGGCTGCTGCAGGTGGCACTCCCCGCGAGCCCGAGCACCCCAAACCCAAAGGCCCTCCTCATGGTAAAGGCCATCACCACCAATACTAA